The Caballeronia sp. Lep1P3 genome window below encodes:
- a CDS encoding lipid A biosynthesis lauroyl acyltransferase, whose amino-acid sequence MLGRIGIAFAIGFLKFLAVIPYGITARFGDGLGWLLYQIPSRRKRIVHTNLKLCFPEWSPERREDVAQKHFRHAIRSYVERSVQWFGSAKKLEKLIQLDSAVDLTDPNLPPTLFLGFHFVGIEAGSIFLNYSLHRQCGSLYQPFSNPQIEEVAKTQRARFGADMASRADSARVVLRWLRDRKPVMLGADMDYGMRNSTFVPFFGIQTCTLTAVGRLAKTGKAQVVPFIGEVLPNYKGYRLKIFEPWDNYPTGDDEADARRMNAFLEEQIPRIPEQYYWVHKRFKTRPPGEASFY is encoded by the coding sequence GTGTTAGGGCGTATCGGGATTGCATTCGCCATCGGCTTTCTCAAATTTCTGGCCGTCATTCCATATGGCATCACCGCGCGTTTCGGCGATGGCCTCGGCTGGCTGCTCTATCAGATTCCGAGCCGCCGAAAGCGCATCGTTCATACGAATCTAAAGCTCTGTTTCCCCGAGTGGTCGCCCGAGCGCCGCGAAGACGTCGCGCAGAAGCACTTCCGGCACGCGATCCGCAGTTATGTCGAGCGCAGCGTGCAATGGTTCGGCTCGGCGAAGAAGCTCGAAAAGCTGATCCAATTGGACAGCGCCGTCGATCTCACCGACCCGAATCTTCCGCCGACGCTCTTTCTCGGCTTCCACTTCGTCGGCATCGAGGCGGGATCGATCTTTCTCAATTACTCGCTGCATCGGCAGTGCGGATCGCTTTATCAGCCGTTTTCGAATCCGCAGATCGAGGAAGTCGCGAAAACGCAGCGCGCGCGCTTCGGCGCGGACATGGCGAGCCGCGCGGACAGCGCACGCGTCGTGCTGCGCTGGCTGCGCGACCGCAAGCCCGTGATGCTCGGCGCCGACATGGACTACGGCATGCGCAATTCGACCTTCGTGCCCTTCTTCGGCATCCAGACATGCACGCTGACGGCCGTCGGCCGGCTCGCGAAGACGGGCAAGGCGCAAGTGGTGCCATTCATCGGCGAAGTGCTGCCGAACTACAAGGGTTATCGGCTGAAGATTTTCGAGCCGTGGGACAACTACCCGACCGGCGACGACGAGGCCGACGCGCGCCGCATGAACGCCTTCCTCGAAGAGCAGATTCCGCGCATCCCGGAACAGTATTACTGGGTTCACAAGCGCTTCAAGACGCGGCCGCCGGGCGAGGCGAGTTTCTACTGA